A single window of Archangium gephyra DNA harbors:
- the lepB gene encoding signal peptidase I yields the protein MGSAPDSKHQRPRWKLYVLDIVALGVLFVGRASFADHYHVPSGSMEPTLAIKDHLAVDKRAYGLRVPLTHTWLTESEPQRGDVVVFDSPIDGKVMVKRLVGLPGDRIAFDGEALVLNGQTVAQEQTEDGARLELLPGARHALHPEPYQGPGMEELVIPPRHYLVLGDHRGNSADSRVWGLLPRENLLGRVVAVLYSSREGLSGGERWWIPMRTEEGSGVDPRLTR from the coding sequence ATGGGTTCCGCTCCCGACTCGAAGCACCAACGCCCCAGGTGGAAGCTGTACGTGTTGGACATCGTCGCGCTGGGCGTGCTGTTCGTGGGCCGCGCCAGCTTCGCGGACCACTACCACGTGCCCTCCGGCTCCATGGAGCCGACGCTCGCCATCAAGGACCACCTCGCGGTGGACAAGCGGGCCTACGGGCTGCGCGTCCCCCTCACCCACACCTGGCTCACCGAGTCGGAGCCCCAGCGGGGGGATGTCGTCGTCTTCGACTCGCCCATCGACGGCAAGGTGATGGTGAAGCGGCTGGTGGGGCTGCCGGGGGATCGCATCGCCTTCGACGGCGAGGCGCTCGTGCTCAACGGCCAGACGGTGGCCCAGGAGCAGACGGAGGACGGCGCGCGGCTCGAGCTGCTGCCGGGAGCCAGGCACGCGCTGCACCCCGAGCCGTACCAGGGGCCGGGGATGGAAGAGCTGGTGATTCCGCCGCGGCACTACCTGGTGCTGGGGGACCACCGGGGCAACTCGGCGGACAGCCGCGTCTGGGGACTGCTGCCGCGCGAGAACCTGCTGGGCCGCGTGGTGGCGGTGCTCTACAGCTCGCGCGAGGGCCTGTCCGGTGGCGAGCGCTGGTGGATTCCAATGCGCACGGAGGAGGGCTCCGGCGTGGACCCACGCCTCACGCGTTGA
- a CDS encoding elongation factor G — MKHPASPRVVTLVGPQGVGKTTLFESLLKSTGAEELRTTGSGGAATGRSMTLELSVAHTRFLGEEWTFIDTPGATEFTQEARHALMVSDAAVVVCDASPERAAALAPLLTFLDARRIPHLLFLNVLEEGGSPVREVLESLQAVSSRPLVMREIPLRQGGHLVGVVDLVSERAWGLGQGGKPALISLPDSDKPREETARRELIERLADLDDALLAQLLEDVIPPPQALYAQLERALREDRLVPVFLGSAEQGLGLERLLKGLRHEAPTVEETRERLGIPSEMPMLVQTFKTQHQPHVGKLSMVRVWRGGLQEGDTLANSRVGGVQRVQGTKQTSAGMAREGEVVTVSRVEGLRTGDLADAQGTLTPRDWPLAPPPVHQVAIVAEKRTDDVKLTTALARLVEEDPSLSVDQEADTQMLLLGGQGELHLRMALEHLRTRMRVPVLTRPLPIPYRETIRKTGSHHARFKRQSGGHGQFGDVVVEVKPLPHGEGFRFTSAVVGGSVPKQYIPAVEEGVKDGLRRGPLGFPVVDVEVTLTGGTYHSVDSSDQAFRTTGRLAMVELLPKLEPVLLEPILQVAIHVPNEAIPRAQRLVTSRRGQILGFDTHPEIPGWEVLTAYVPQSEMQGFIVELRSASSGLGSFVTRQDHYSELVGKQAERVVSHQQQPAAER, encoded by the coding sequence ATGAAACATCCCGCGTCGCCGAGAGTCGTCACCCTCGTAGGACCCCAGGGCGTGGGAAAGACGACCCTGTTCGAGTCGCTGTTGAAGTCCACGGGGGCGGAGGAGTTACGGACAACCGGAAGCGGCGGTGCGGCCACCGGGCGGAGCATGACGCTCGAGCTGTCCGTGGCCCACACGCGCTTTCTCGGAGAGGAGTGGACCTTCATCGACACCCCGGGAGCTACCGAGTTCACCCAGGAGGCGCGCCACGCCCTCATGGTGAGTGACGCGGCCGTGGTGGTGTGCGACGCCTCGCCCGAGCGCGCCGCGGCCCTCGCGCCCCTCCTCACCTTCCTGGATGCACGGCGCATCCCCCACCTGCTCTTCCTCAATGTGCTCGAGGAGGGGGGCTCGCCGGTGCGCGAGGTGCTCGAGTCGCTCCAGGCCGTCTCCTCCCGGCCGCTGGTGATGCGGGAGATTCCGCTGCGCCAGGGGGGACACCTGGTGGGCGTGGTGGACCTGGTGAGCGAGCGCGCCTGGGGCCTGGGCCAGGGAGGCAAGCCCGCGCTCATCTCCCTTCCGGACTCGGACAAGCCGCGCGAGGAGACGGCGCGGCGCGAGCTCATCGAGCGGCTGGCGGACCTGGATGACGCCCTGCTCGCCCAGCTCCTCGAGGACGTGATTCCCCCGCCGCAGGCCCTCTACGCCCAGCTGGAGCGAGCGCTGCGCGAGGACCGGCTGGTGCCCGTCTTCCTGGGCTCGGCGGAGCAGGGCCTGGGCCTGGAGCGGCTGCTCAAGGGGCTGCGGCACGAGGCCCCCACCGTGGAGGAGACGCGCGAGCGCCTGGGCATTCCCAGCGAGATGCCCATGCTGGTGCAGACCTTCAAGACGCAGCACCAGCCGCACGTGGGCAAGCTGTCGATGGTGCGCGTCTGGCGGGGCGGGCTGCAAGAAGGTGACACGCTGGCCAACAGCCGGGTGGGCGGTGTGCAGCGGGTGCAGGGGACGAAGCAAACGTCCGCCGGGATGGCCCGCGAGGGCGAGGTGGTGACGGTGTCCCGCGTGGAGGGGTTGCGCACGGGAGACCTCGCCGATGCCCAGGGCACGCTCACGCCCAGGGACTGGCCCCTGGCCCCGCCGCCGGTGCACCAGGTCGCCATCGTCGCCGAGAAGCGCACGGATGACGTGAAGCTGACGACCGCCCTCGCGCGGCTGGTGGAGGAGGACCCATCCCTGTCGGTGGACCAGGAGGCGGACACGCAGATGCTGCTGCTCGGAGGCCAGGGCGAGCTGCACCTGCGCATGGCCCTCGAGCACCTGCGCACGCGCATGCGTGTCCCCGTGCTGACGCGTCCCCTGCCCATCCCCTACCGGGAGACGATCCGCAAGACGGGCTCACACCATGCGCGCTTCAAGCGGCAGTCCGGCGGGCACGGGCAGTTCGGCGACGTCGTGGTGGAGGTGAAGCCGCTGCCGCACGGGGAGGGCTTCCGCTTCACCTCGGCCGTGGTGGGGGGCTCCGTGCCCAAGCAGTACATCCCCGCGGTGGAGGAAGGCGTGAAGGACGGCCTGAGGCGCGGGCCGCTCGGCTTCCCCGTGGTGGACGTGGAGGTCACCCTCACCGGCGGCACCTACCACTCGGTGGACAGCTCGGATCAGGCCTTCCGCACCACCGGGCGTCTGGCCATGGTGGAGCTCCTCCCCAAGCTGGAGCCGGTGCTGCTCGAGCCCATCCTCCAGGTGGCCATCCACGTGCCCAACGAGGCCATTCCCCGGGCGCAGCGGCTCGTCACCAGCCGCCGGGGACAGATTCTCGGCTTCGACACGCACCCGGAGATACCGGGCTGGGAGGTGCTCACCGCCTATGTGCCGCAGTCGGAGATGCAGGGCTTCATCGTGGAGCTGCGCTCGGCCTCCTCCGGCCTGGGCAGCTTCGTCACGCGGCAGGACCACTACTCGGAGCTGGTGGGCAAGCAGGCCGAGCGCGTGGTGAGCCACCAGCAGCAGCCCGCGGCGGAGCGGTAG
- a CDS encoding type IV pilin protein yields the protein MRRPPFPPQRRGFSLIELMIVVAIIGILAAVAIPNFLKFQARAKQAEAKSNLRTWFTTQRSYLQEKGAYAEAHGTIGFSPERGNRYAYYFAPTRECEERKADGSIIKPESANCITVDEGKFKVSTPTPEPMPVSFSWSTGAGEAPKSPGLSGPCPGCNIDAFAVGNLDNEPGGTDTWYIATQDAKLSTPPCGNSEVFIVAGVPFNTYNDVDCDL from the coding sequence ATGCGCCGTCCGCCGTTCCCCCCGCAGCGCCGGGGCTTCTCCCTCATCGAGTTGATGATCGTCGTGGCCATCATCGGCATCCTCGCCGCGGTGGCCATTCCGAACTTCCTCAAGTTCCAGGCGCGAGCGAAGCAGGCGGAGGCCAAGTCCAACCTGCGCACCTGGTTCACCACCCAGCGCTCCTACCTGCAGGAAAAGGGCGCCTACGCGGAAGCCCACGGCACCATCGGCTTCTCGCCGGAGCGGGGCAACCGCTACGCCTACTACTTCGCGCCCACCCGGGAGTGCGAGGAGCGCAAGGCGGATGGCTCCATCATCAAACCCGAGTCCGCCAACTGCATCACCGTGGACGAGGGGAAGTTCAAGGTCTCCACGCCCACGCCGGAGCCCATGCCGGTCAGCTTCAGCTGGAGCACGGGCGCGGGCGAGGCGCCCAAGTCCCCCGGCCTCTCCGGGCCGTGCCCCGGCTGCAACATCGACGCGTTCGCCGTGGGCAACCTCGACAACGAGCCGGGCGGCACGGACACCTGGTACATCGCCACCCAGGACGCGAAGCTGAGCACGCCGCCGTGCGGCAACAGCGAGGTCTTCATCGTCGCGGGCGTGCCCTTCAACACCTACAACGACGTCGATTGCGACCTGTGA